In Haemophilus parainfluenzae, one genomic interval encodes:
- the asnC gene encoding transcriptional regulator AsnC — protein sequence MHNIDTLDRQILRVLTKDARTPYAEMAKSFGVSPGTIHVRVEKMRQSGLIEGTKAIIDERKLGYDVCCFIGIILKSAKDYEKVIKKLDTFDEVVEAYYTTGNYSIFIKVMTHTIAELHSVLATKIQLIDEIQSTETLISMQNPILRDIKP from the coding sequence ATGCACAATATCGATACACTTGATCGACAAATTCTCCGAGTACTGACAAAAGATGCTCGTACACCTTATGCAGAAATGGCAAAGAGCTTTGGGGTGAGTCCAGGTACAATTCATGTTCGCGTAGAGAAAATGCGTCAGTCTGGCCTGATTGAAGGGACAAAAGCGATTATTGATGAGCGTAAGTTGGGTTACGATGTGTGTTGCTTTATTGGCATTATTTTGAAAAGTGCAAAAGATTATGAAAAAGTGATTAAAAAGTTAGACACCTTTGATGAAGTGGTGGAAGCCTATTACACCACGGGTAACTATTCGATTTTTATTAAAGTGATGACACATACGATTGCTGAATTACATTCCGTGCTGGCGACTAAAATTCAGCTAATTGATGAAATTCAATCGACGGAAACCTTGATTTCCATGCAAAATCCTATTTTACGAGACATTAAACCTTAA
- the asnA gene encoding aspartate--ammonia ligase has protein sequence MKKTFILQQQEISFVKNTFTQNLIEQLGIIEVQGPILSEVGNGMQDNLSGIEKAVQVNVKCIPNAVYEVVHSLAKWKRHTLARFHFKEGEGLFVHMKALRPDEDSLDQTHSVYVDQWDWEKVIPEGRRNFAYLKETVRSIYRAIRLTELAVEARFDIPSSLPKEITFVHSEDLVKRYPDLSSKERENAICKEYGAVFLIGIGGKLSDGKPHDGRAPDYDDWTTESENGYKGLNGDILVWNAELGKAFELSSMGIRVDESALRLQVGLTGDEDRLKMDWHQDLLNGKLPLTIGGGIGQSRLAMLLLHKKHIGEVQSSVWPKEMLEQYQHIL, from the coding sequence ATGAAAAAGACGTTTATTTTACAACAACAAGAAATTAGCTTTGTGAAGAACACCTTTACTCAAAACTTGATTGAACAACTTGGCATTATCGAAGTACAAGGTCCAATCCTTAGTGAAGTTGGCAACGGTATGCAAGATAACTTATCAGGCATTGAGAAAGCGGTTCAAGTAAACGTGAAATGTATCCCAAACGCCGTTTATGAAGTCGTTCACTCATTGGCTAAATGGAAACGCCATACTCTCGCACGTTTCCACTTTAAAGAAGGTGAAGGCTTATTTGTTCATATGAAAGCATTACGTCCAGATGAAGATTCATTGGATCAAACTCACTCTGTTTATGTGGACCAATGGGACTGGGAAAAAGTGATTCCTGAAGGTCGTCGTAACTTTGCTTATTTAAAAGAAACGGTACGTTCTATCTATCGTGCAATCCGTTTAACTGAATTAGCCGTAGAAGCTCGCTTTGACATCCCATCAAGCTTACCAAAAGAAATCACCTTCGTTCACAGTGAAGATTTAGTGAAACGCTACCCAGATCTTTCAAGCAAAGAGCGTGAAAACGCCATTTGTAAAGAATATGGTGCAGTGTTCTTAATTGGTATCGGTGGCAAATTATCAGACGGTAAACCACATGATGGTCGTGCACCAGACTACGATGACTGGACAACTGAATCAGAAAACGGCTACAAAGGTTTAAACGGCGATATTTTGGTATGGAACGCTGAGTTAGGTAAAGCGTTTGAACTTTCTTCAATGGGTATTCGTGTGGATGAATCTGCATTACGTTTACAAGTTGGTTTAACCGGTGATGAAGATCGCTTAAAAATGGATTGGCACCAAGATTTATTAAACGGCAAATTACCTCTCACCATCGGTGGTGGTATCGGTCAATCTCGTCTGGCAATGCTTTTACTTCACAAAAAACACATTGGTGAAGTGCAATCAAGCGTATGGCCAAAAGAAATGTTAGAACAATATCAACATATTCTTTAA